CAATTACCAACCGTTTCATTTTCTCCTTTAAGAAATTTTCCTTTCCTCTTGGCTGAACTACAGCAATTCTCTGCTATTCTGTATGCCCTATCAATTGGAAAATGACTTTTTACTATAGCTACACCTGCGCAAGCAGAAATAGGAATTTCATAATTTCTTATTTTTACACTATTTTTTTTATTGATAGATTTTAATATATTAACTGCTAAGCCTAAAGCCAATTTACCATTACATATAAAAGTAATATCGTCACCTTCCATAATTACTGGTCTAATGGGTAATGTATTATTTTTCAACTCTAAAAATTTTAATTTTTCAGTTTTAATATCCTTTATTAATTTTTTTACCATATCATCAAAAAATAATTTATATGCTCTATCTACTTCAGTTGATAATTCTCTCATAGCTTTCATACCTTCAGTAAAATCATCAAATTCTGATAAAAATTTATCTATTTCATGTCCCATATTATTTCCATCAATATGTACAATTCCTATGTAATTTTCACCTTCTGATTGTCCAAGCTCATCTAATTCCATTGGAAACTCATATTTCTCTCCATTATAATTAAAATTGTTAAATTGATTATTATCTCTTAATATATCTCTCTTACATTTAGTTTCAGTTGATATGTATATCTCTCTATTGTCTTCTGTAAATGAACATATAGCTGGATACTCATTATTTGCAGAAGGTTTTGTTATTGGTAATCCAAGAAGCCTCGTCCCTCTGAAATTCATATTTTTCTTTTGTTCTAATTTATTTAACAATTCATTCCTTTTTTCCTTAAAGTCATCCTTGTCTATATCAATTTCGCAATAAGCCGTAACATATCCAATTGAAGTAGCATTTTTTAATAAAATAGTTGAAAATTCCTCATTAACCTTTTTCATTATATTTTTATCTTTATATAGTAAAGCAGCATTTCCACCACCTATATAAATAATCCTAACATCAGTATCCATCATATTATCCTTATAGTCGTCTGAATATTTAAAATTACAATTTTTTATCGCATCAATCAAAAATTCCTTAAACATTTTTCTTATTAATTCAGAACCACCAACAATTTCTTTTAATTTGTTTGAGCTAAATATATAGTTTTGTATTCCAGTCGAATCATACAAACAAAATATCATTCTACCACCTCATCTTGAAAAAACTTTTTTAATTTATTCTCAAGCTTTTCAGTATCGATTAAATCATCTATTGATAAATATTCTACTTTTTTATTGTTTATAGCATCAAATGATGAAAGATCTTTTTTAAGTTCTTCTAAATTGTTATCTTTTTTAGATTTATCACTGGATATTGGACTTACTACAATTACTTTTGCATGTTCACCTGCTAATTGATTTGCTCTGTAAATTGCCTCAAATGCTTTTTCTTTAATTATTTTTATTCTCTGTGATATTGTACACGAAAATAAGTATGTACAATATCCTTTTATTGCTATAACATCTATTTCACATGGTCTATTATTATATCTAACTCTAACTGATTTATATAAGTTATCTACTTTTACATCATTTTTAATATTTCTTAAATGACATAAAATATAGTCCTCAAGCCATTTACCAGTCAAAAATTCACATAAATTTCCTACTTGAGGATTGGGAGCACTCTCCAGATCTTTATATGGAATAATATCTCCGAATATTTCTTTTAACTTACCAAAAGACTTCTTACAACCAGTATTCTCTTTTATTTTTTTTACATCATAACCATATTCTAATTTATACTTACTGATTTCTTGACTTAATAAATCATAAGCATTTTTGAAATCTCGATCATTTTTATTTAATAACTTTAAAGCTTTTTCCGAAAATTCATCTATATCTATTTTTGAAAAATATAACTCATCACCTAATTCACTTTCATTTACTTCCATATTATGTAGCTTAAAAAGAGTGGGCGCCTTAACTTTAATATAATCTCTTAAATCTCCATCAAATGGATATTTTTTTACCTCTATATCATCATTTACTATAACATTGATTTTATTTGTTTTTGGGTCTAAGTCAGAAAAGACACATTCGATGTTATTATTTTTGCAATAATTCTTTACTTCATTATAACTAATTACAGACATAACCTTAGTACCACCTGTATAATTCAGATGAATAGATTCAATAGTATCCTTTTTAGAATTTTCTTCGTTTAATGAAGACAATTTTTTCTTTATCTGTTCCTTTATCGTTTTTGGATCACGTTCATAAAACCCCAAATTAATTTGTTCAAATTTTAATTTATTACCGATTAATTTTTTAATATTCTCAAAATACTTACATGTATCTTCAGAATGAACACATAATGCGATATCCGGACATGGCAATTCTTTTTTATCTTCCCTGCTGTCATTTAATAAGTAATTTAACACTGCATAAATAGGCAAAGGATTCGAACCTATTAACGCTATAAATACATTCATTCATAACTACCTCCATTATTTATCAATTTGCATTTTGATAACTAATTCGACATATTATATCAATTTCCTTCTTCTAAAGTATATTTTTGTTGGCTTTTCTCAGATAAATTAAAAACACATATTTAAACAACATCATACCCTACTTAGCCTTAGTTTCTCATAGGTAGGCTAAAAACCAGAAGGAAAAGGTGAACAGCCAGGCATATCCGAAAGGTTTCAATTCCTTATAGGTAGGCTAAAAACTGCTAAATGTATTGGTTGGTTAAGTGCCATAATTGCGTTTCAATTCCTCATAGGTAGGCTAAAAACAGTCCGTTTCCAAGATCGAAAGAAACTGCGGTACAATGTTTCAATTCCTCATAGGTAGGCTAAAAACAGTTGCCATTACCCACAACATAGATGTCGTTTCCGTGTTTCAATTCCTCATAGGTAGGCTAAAAACCATGGTTCTTCGCCTGTTGTTAAGACTATTGTTCGCCAGTTTCAATTCCTCATAGGTAGGCTAAAAACACAACTACTTGGGCATCATTCCTGCTAAAACAGAGAAGTTTCAATTCCTTATAGGTAGGCTAAAAACGCAATGCCAGACGAAGTACAGGACAAGCTATTCAAAAGTTTCAATTCCTTATAGGTAGGCTAAAAACCATCGAAGGTCAACACAAAAAAATTGTAAAAACCTGGTTTCAATTCCTTATAGGTAGGCTAAAAACAAACCCAGACGACATAGACAACATAAAATATATCAGTTTCAATTCCTTATAGGTAGGCTAAAAACTGCTGAAATTTCGCTTTCAGGCACCATTTTCCCACAAGTTTCAATTCCTTATAGGTAGGCTAAAAACGAATCTTGGCAGTGATACTCTTTCAAATCAAGTTGCGTTTCAATTCCTTATAGGTAGGCTAAAAACTTGTATTTAATGAATAAACAATTGTATTTGATAGATCTGTTTCAATTCCTTATAGGTAGGCTAAAAACGAGCATACCATTATGGTGCTCTCATTCAACGTTCTTGTTTCAATTCCTTATAGGTAGGCTAAAAACCGATATAGCAGGTATATAATTAATATACCTGCTATGGTTTCAATTCCTTATAGGTAGGCTAAAAACGAAAATATAAATGCAACACAAACAAACACAGTATTAGAGTTTCAATTCCTTATAGGTAGGCTAAAAACACTGTTGGAAGATTAGCAAACTTTTTGTACCACTTAGAGTTTCAATTCCTTATAGGTAGGCTAAAAACACGTTCACTTCCTCTTATAGAGCCATTCTCTTTTTGCAAAAAAACAAGTCAATGTCAATCTCTCTTGCTTGATGGTTTTGCAAGCCTTACTCTTTCTGTAAAAGCTCAAAAGATAAATCGCTAAATTGTCGTCGATGTCCTGCACTTTTTGCATTATCTAAGGTAGACGACAATTTACTACACAATCTAACAACTTTATATGATATATATTCTACATAATTCTCCAAATTCCTCCTTGGATTTTAACTTTTTATGCCTACATTGTATATTTTTATTTTGTTTACAAATTAGCTATAAATTGTTCACAATTTGTTTACAATTTTATGGTATAATTTAAAAAAATATTTTAGGAGGGATGTTATGTTTAAAAAAGTAATTACAATAATGTTAATTTTATCATTGGTAGTCATTCCATTCATGGCTTTTGCAGATGATACAACAAGTAGTACATCTGACAATACAACAACATCAACACAAGCAGTAACAAGCAGTGATAATACTACTGTAAGTGACAGCGTTTATGGCCAAACTTCAGGTGACGGCACAACAATACAGAACTCTCAGATTGACGCAATAAATTCACAAATTCAAGAATTAGAACAAGAATTGGAAACAGCTATAAATAACAATCAATTTGCAAAAGCTTTAGAAATCTCTAATAAAATCAAAGCATTAGAGCAAAAACTTAAGACATTAAGCCAAAATGATCAGTTAGAAGCACAAATCGCTGATTTAAAGACAGAAGCAATAAATGATCTTCAAAACGGACAAATTGATGATGCAATCAATATAATAAAACAAATAATCAGTTTAAAGCATTCTCAGGATAATTATGCGCTTCTCGGGAAAATATATCATATGGCAAAAAAAGATAATACACCACATGTATTTGCTAATGGCAAAGAAGTATTATCTGACGTAAATCCAATGATATACAACAATCGTACATACATTCCTTTAAGAGCCGTTGCAAATGCAATTGGTGTGGACAATAACGCTATAAATTGGGATAACAATAACAGAACAGTAAATATAAAAACAGGTAATATAAATATATATATGCCTGTAAATACAACTAATATAAAAGTAAATGGAAATGTAAAAACAATCGATGCACCTGCTATAATATACAAAAATAGAGTAATGGTGCCATTAAGAGCGATAAGCCAACTTTTTAATAAATCTGTAAATTGGTATCAAGAAGGCCAAATTGCAACTGTTGGTGACTAAAACTTATTATAAAAAGGTGACCTATAAAAGAGGCCACCTTTTTATTTCCTAAAATTAACCTTCAAATCTAAGATCTAACTATTTCCAATATGAATATCAACAAATAATTATCCTATAATCCTATAATACAAGCTTTTTCACACATCATCTTTTTTTACTATTGACCTGATTTATTACAAAATCTCTGACTTTTTTAGCTATTTGAAATGCCTTTATTGCATCATTCTTTGTGGCTTCTTCATAATCTTCACCTGGATATCTGATCTCATTATAAAAAGTTGTTAAAAACATACAATCATCTAAGAAATCTTTAAATTCTATATTATAATTAGTCACCATGTTACATAAGACAGGTGAACCTACTCCATCCTATAGAGGGTGGAGCTTCCTACTTCATAGACCGTTGCCTGCTGTTATTCGTATCAGGTCTTACACAATCTCCATAGGCGTAACTTCGGGAGGAACCTTCCCTACAAAATTATTACTCTTATGCTGCTATGCCTAATTGTTTTAATCCTTCATATAGTATATTTATCGCTGCATTTACATCTCTGTCTATCTCTAATCCGCACTCGCATTTGTGTATTCTTACTGATAAGTCTTTTTCTACTATTTTCCCGCATCTTGAACATCTTTGTGATGTATATGCTGGATCTACTTTTACGAAGATTTTCCCTTCTTTTTCTGCTTTATACTGGAGATATTTGTCTAACATTCCCCATCCTGCATTTGCTATCGATTTTGCAAGTTTATGATTTTTCATCATATTTTTTACTTGCAAATCTTCAACGCATATGATGTCATTATGTTTTACTATGTTATAGCTTATCTTATGTAGATAGTCCCTTCTTTGATTCGCTACTTTTTCATGAAGTTTCGCTAATCTTTTCTTTTGCTTTTCTCTGTTTTTGCTTCCTTTCTTTTTTCTTGATAATTGTCTTTGCAGTCTTTTTAGTTTTTTCTCTGATTTTTGTAGCCATTTAGGATTTGAGTATAATTCTCCATCTGATGTTGCAGCTATTGAGTTTATTCCTTTGTCTACTCCTATTGCTTTTTCTCTTATGACTGTTTTTTCTTTTTCTTTTTCTACCTCAACTGACAGATTTATATACCATTTTCCTGCATAGTATTTTATGTTTATTGTTTTGACTTTTGTTGGATCAAAGTTTCTATGTGCTTTGATTTTTATATGCCCTATATTTTTTATGTATACATATCCTTCTTTCCCAAAGTTTCTTTTTGTTTCGCATTGTGGAAGTGTTATTGATGTGTAGTGATATTTATCTTTGAATTTAGGATATTTGGCTCTTTTGTCAAAGAAGTTTTTATATGCTCTATCTAATCTTCTCAACACATCCTGTAATATTTGCGACTGTACTAATTTGTATTTTGGATGTTCTTTTTTATATTTTGGAAGCATGTTCTGCTGTTCTTTATATGTAAGTCCTTTACCATATTCTTT
The nucleotide sequence above comes from Thermoanaerobacterium sp. PSU-2. Encoded proteins:
- a CDS encoding HEPN domain-containing protein, whose translation is MVTNYNIEFKDFLDDCMFLTTFYNEIRYPGEDYEEATKNDAIKAFQIAKKVRDFVINQVNSKKR
- a CDS encoding RNA-guided endonuclease TnpB family protein, which translates into the protein MMICQHFLIEPTKEQEEKLFYTLYLCRKLYNYSLDQRIKHYKEYGKGLTYKEQQNMLPKYKKEHPKYKLVQSQILQDVLRRLDRAYKNFFDKRAKYPKFKDKYHYTSITLPQCETKRNFGKEGYVYIKNIGHIKIKAHRNFDPTKVKTINIKYYAGKWYINLSVEVEKEKEKTVIREKAIGVDKGINSIAATSDGELYSNPKWLQKSEKKLKRLQRQLSRKKKGSKNREKQKKRLAKLHEKVANQRRDYLHKISYNIVKHNDIICVEDLQVKNMMKNHKLAKSIANAGWGMLDKYLQYKAEKEGKIFVKVDPAYTSQRCSRCGKIVEKDLSVRIHKCECGLEIDRDVNAAINILYEGLKQLGIAA
- a CDS encoding stalk domain-containing protein, encoding MFKKVITIMLILSLVVIPFMAFADDTTSSTSDNTTTSTQAVTSSDNTTVSDSVYGQTSGDGTTIQNSQIDAINSQIQELEQELETAINNNQFAKALEISNKIKALEQKLKTLSQNDQLEAQIADLKTEAINDLQNGQIDDAINIIKQIISLKHSQDNYALLGKIYHMAKKDNTPHVFANGKEVLSDVNPMIYNNRTYIPLRAVANAIGVDNNAINWDNNNRTVNIKTGNINIYMPVNTTNIKVNGNVKTIDAPAIIYKNRVMVPLRAISQLFNKSVNWYQEGQIATVGD